In Pochonia chlamydosporia 170 chromosome 3, whole genome shotgun sequence, the following are encoded in one genomic region:
- a CDS encoding zinc finger protein (similar to Metarhizium robertsii ARSEF 23 XP_007822608.2), which translates to MEEPQILPQVTEPISRPSSTSTSASANLQQLPAITALAASNVAQISPQLRATAAPQNPTYTGATPPAATNGNGNLPTCQNCTTSTTPLWRRDEFGSVLCNACGLFLKLHGRPRPISLKTDVIKSRNRVKTIRPDLAAKKKQQQQAAQNFGLGADVNGADLSAHNAVAAAQAIRRTSHKANGNDGSDSPISRTGTPSMYNQGLPSFMVDDPYQGTGFNGASENGDRDAPQTHEQLIAQNSSLKTRVSELEVINELFRGRLSQLEQQEAAARRGQEVAGVEQTQLRTQLDASQESASQLQTQLDDSHRRENNLKRRLDELELELKAVKDALGGDLERPSKRSRTDEDAHLADQALAPAEEQSESQQELAAEQTEEPSTVDATMSEAPVAETPAAEETTNGTTEAAPEETEEPTEPLVEDAVADSSES; encoded by the exons ATGGAGGAGCCCCAGATCCTGCCACAAGTCACCGAGCCGATTTCGCGACCCAGCTCGACTTCCACCTCGGCGTCTGCAAACTTGCAACAACTCCCCGCCATCACCGCCCTCGCGGCGAGCAATGTCGCGCAGATTTCACCGCAACTGAG AGCGACTGCAGCACCGCAAAATCCAACCTACACAGGGGCCACGCCGCCAGCCGCGACTAATGGGAACGGCAATTTG CCAACATGCCAAAACTGCACAACATCCACGACTCCTTTGTGGCGTCGCGATGAGTTTGGCTCTGTGCTCTGCAACGCCTGCGgcctcttcctcaagctGCATGGCCGCCCTCGACCGATCTCTTTGAAGACCGACGTTATCAAGAGCCGTAATCGTGTAAAAACGATTCGACCTGACCTtgcggcaaagaagaag caacagcagcaggcgGCTCAGAACTTTGGCCTGGGCGCCGATGTAAATGGAGCCGACCTTTCTGCGCACAAtgccgtcgccgccgcccaaGCTATACGTCGAACTTCGCACAAGGCGAACGGCAACGATGGATCCGACTCTCCCATCTCCCGCACCGGCACACCATCCATGTACAACCAAGGGCTCCCCTCATTCATGGTTGACGACCCGTACCAAGGAACTGGGTTTAACGGCGCCTCGGAAAACGGCGATCGGGACGCACCGCAAACACATGAGCAGCTGATTGCTCAGAATTCGAGCCTCAAGACGAGAGTTAGCGAGCTGGAAGTCATCAACGAGCTATTCAGGGGCCGACTGAGCCAACTTGAACAACAAGAAGCCGCTGCCCGACGCGGACAAGAAGTTGCTGGCGTTGAGCAGACACAGCTTAGGACACAGCTGGACGCCAGTCAGGAGAGCGCTTCGCAGCTCCAGACCCAACTCGACGATAGCCATCGCCGAGAGAATAATTTGAAGCGCCGCCTGGACgagctggagttggagttgaaggcggTTAAGGATGCCCTTGGTGGTGACTTGGAGCGGCCAAGTAAAAGATCCCGTACTGACGAAGATGCTCACCTTGCGGACCAAGCCCTGGCACCGGCGGAAGAACAATCAGAGTCGCAACAGGAGCTTGCCGCAGAGCAAACAGAAGAGCCTAGTACCGTGGATGCGACAATGAGCGAGGCGCCAGTTGCTGAAACACCAGCGGCTGAGGAGACCACCAACGGGACTACTGAAGCTGCTCCCGAGGAGACTGAGGAGCCTACCGAGCCTTTGGTTGAAGACGCCGTGGCTGACTCCTCAGAGTCGTGA
- a CDS encoding survival factor 1 (similar to Verticillium alfalfae VaMs.102 XP_003009231.1), whose translation MFNWAKQQLANVAGTQEPIYGPSAIKSVAEEGKETPFTELTRDDLKWTAMESTCVETQSFYLMSDDGHIGLAQVIYSNVAGVRTTCQFNSKVFSKDPSKPHLWCSTPLNNFEFNEDKTACYADDCALELSEDGNEYTIKSMNDEKSIVNLKITRTAPGFKAGKSGTTQYGTDLENPWGSIRHVFWPRCAAEGTITTPDGPVDFKGRAMYSFALQGMKPHHAAGKWNFANFQGPNYSAIMMEFTTPPSYGSTVVNVGGIVNDKQIITAGPGHEAIHTEVKNDSENEWPEPSSVKFEWTGNEKDAKPTSAVLEGPLGDRTDRVDVMAEVPGFVKTIVAAAAGTKPYIYQYAPKMTLKLKIGDEEITEEGQLFMEATFITE comes from the exons ATGTTCAATTGGGCGAAGCAACA GTTGGCCAACGTCGCCGGCACTCAGGAGCCCATCTACGGCCCGTCTGCGATCAAGTCGGTGgccgaagaaggcaaagagacTCCTTTTACCGAACTTACCCGCGATGACTTGAAGTGGACGGCCATGGAGTCGACCTGTGTCGAGACCCAGAGCTTCTATCTGATGTCGGACGACGGCCACATCGGTCTTGCGCAGGTCATCTACAGCAACGTTGC TGGCGTGCGAACGACTTGCCAGTTCAACTCCAAGGTCTTCTCCAAAGATCCTTCCAAGCCCCACCTGTGGTGTTCAACCCCTCTGAACAACTTTGAATTCAACGAAGACAAGACGGCCTGCTATGCCGACGACTGCGCGCTCGAGCTCTCCGAAGACGGAAACGAATACACCATCAAGAGCATGAACGATGAAAAGTCCATCGTTAACCTCAAGATTACCCGCACAGCTCCGGGTTTCAAGGCTGGCAAGAGCGGCACCACCCAGTACGGAACTGATCTCGAAAATCCCTGGGGAAGCATCCGCCACGTCTTCTGGCCACGATGCGCCGCCGAgggcaccatcaccacaccCGATGGCCCCGTCGACTTCAAGGGCAGGGCCATGTACTCGTTCGCTCTGCAGGGTATGAAGCCGCACCACGCCGCTGGCAAGTGGAACTTTGCCAACTTCCAGGGGCCCAACTACTCTGCCATCATGATGGAGTTCACCACCCCTCCCTCGTACGGCTCAACCGtggtcaatgttggcggCATTGTCAACGACAAGCAGATCATCACGGCCGGTCCTGGCCACGAGGCTATCCACACCGAGGTTAAGAACGACTCGGAAAACGAGTGGCCCGAGCCCAGCTCTGTCAAGTTTGAATGGACAGGCAAcgagaaggatgccaagcCGACCAGTGCCGTACTGGAAGGTCCTCTCGGAGACCGAACGGACCGTGTGGACGTCATGGCCGAGGTGCCTGGCTTTGTCAAGACGATTGTagccgccgctgctggtaCGAAGCCGTATATTTACCAG TACGCACCAAAAATGACgctcaagctcaagattggcgacgaagaaATCACCGAAGAAGGCCAGCTATTCATGGAGGCTACGTTCATCACAGAATAG
- a CDS encoding C-8 acyltransferase (similar to Metarhizium acridum CQMa 102 XP_007813402.1), with translation MVLVSDSDSDSDKLRLLSTWNQVAMRAYVRQVFCLKLNDKLDDFDELCTRIQGALSLACRRFPHFAGKICLGPEKGKVYLSTTPNDVVSFKFFDNRRDIDPLPFGWSYPELAAQGFPCKAFVGPWFGLSYDLTPDGPGAPVTEVHARVIRGGGLLLCVFIHHSISDGIGMCNFVSNFAAHTFQHASAAVVHGLVNGGAVNGDAVKVDLGYPTNIDVDIPEDKTAALVKKLSFEGLVKKCPEYTILPEPTGPTAPCNRQAWPTALGDVPKTGRIFKFNQDKIGMLKSLAQKWAKGNVIFANGVCPSTFACLAAVTWSFCTVARLESHQPQKSTTANNNHSNITNGTDKGKGLHVRSSTAMAHLLVPASWRRRAFEHGLDGYASNAVCMPRISASVDSHFAIGDDREETASASATCPKASPATTSTREEELGKLICMIDASIKAIDDKSVTMRTAMFRAAPDPRLVGVNIDPQDPLDFIVNSWRHLGGDIAFGLPGLEPGDEPGSRGRTADAVRRAQPAWNMGAGLVLPGKKRDSPYEILVTLDEESMGRLLANREWMKWVSETIE, from the coding sequence ATGGTCTTGGTCTCAGATTCGGATTCGGATTCGGACAAGCTCCGTCTCCTTAGCACCTGGAACCAGGTTGCCATGCGAGCCTATGTTCGGCAAGTGTTTTGCCTGAAGCTCAATGACAAGCTGGACGACTTTGATGAGCTGTGCACTCGCATCCAAGGTGCCCTCAGCCTTGCATGTCGACGATTCCCCCACTTTGCTGGCAAGATCTGTCTTGGGCCGGAAAAGGGTAAGGTGTACCTGTCTACGACGCCAAATGATGTAGTCTCTTTCAAGTTTTTTGACAATCGACGGGACATTGACCCCTTACCCTTTGGCTGGAGTTACCCGGAGCTGGCGGCCCAGGGTTTCCCCTGCAAGGCCTTTGTTGGGCCCTGGTTTGGTCTGTCGTATGACTTGACACCGGACGGGCCTGGAGCGCCCGTTACTGAGGTTCATGCACGCGTTATCCGAGGCGGTGGTCTCTTGCTGTGCGTCTTTATTCATCATTCCATCTCggatggcattggcatgtGCAATTTTGTGTCGAACTTTGCGGCTCACACGTTTCAGCACGCGTCGGCTGCGGTTGtccatggccttgtcaaTGGCGGTGCCGTCAATGGCGATGCTGTCAAGGTCGACCTTGGATATCCCACCAACATAGACGTCGACATCCCCGAGGACAAGACGGCCGCTCTTGTCAAGAAGCTGTCCTTTGAGGGACTCGTCAAGAAATGCCCCGAATACACCATACTGCCAGAACCAACAGGACCGACTGCGCCTTGCAACCGCCAAGCCTGGCCGACTGCTCTTGGCGATGTTCCCAAGACGGGACGCATCTTTAAATTCAACCAGGACAAGATTGGAATGCTCAAGTCCCTGGCACAAAAATGGGCCAAGGGCAACGTTATTTTTGCCAACGGCGTCTGTCCATCGACCTTTGCCTGTCTAGCGGCCGTTACGTGGTCATTCTGCACTGTTGCACGACTGGAATCTCATCAGCCACAAAAGTCCACGACGGCAAATAACAACCACTCCAATATTACCAACGGCAcagacaagggcaagggtCTTCATGTGCGAAGCTCGACCGCCATGGCGCACCTACTGGTTCCGGCGTCGTGGAGAAGGCGTGCGTTTGAGCATGGTTTAGACGGATATGCAAGCAATGCAGTTTGCATGCCCAGAATTAGCGCCAGCGTCGATAGTCATTTTGCGATTGGCGATGACAGGGAAGagacagcatcagcatcagcaacatgTCCAAAGGCGTCACCAGCCACAACTTCAACTAGGGAAGAggagcttggcaagctgatATGCATGATCGACGCATCTATAAAGGCCATCGACGATAAGAGCGTCACGATGCGGACGGCCATGTTTCGAGCCGCGCCGGACCCTCGTCTTGTGGGCGTCAACATTGATCCCCAGGATCCGCTGgacttcatcgtcaactcATGGCGTCACCTGGGTGGCGATATCGCATTTGGACTGCCGGGACTGGAGCCCGGAGACGAACCGGGTTCACGCGGGAGAACAGCCGATGCAGTACGTCGTGCGCAGCCGGCGTGGAATATGGGTGCCGGGCTTGTACTACCAGGGAAGAAGCGAGATTCGCCGTATGAGATATTGGTGACGTTGGATGAGGAGTCTATGGGGCGGCTGCTAGCGAACAGGGAGTGGATGAAGTGGGTGAGCGAGACGATTGagtga
- a CDS encoding mitochondrial k+-H+ exchange-related domain-containing protein: MRIFLLPLSTRRTFLYAQRLHITTSPPNSSLLDRGTAFAARKWSEWEKKPSGWQKKVVEYGNHAFRRIPYEEWGLKSVPPLSTRRRQEEIEGKEKVELVFPGGVLREGDVLRVVDGLAREREGLHRRRLMWCFVGMPITLPFALVPVIPNLPFFYLVYRAWSHWRAIAGGKHIQWLVGEKLLKPTPSRTLDKLYGEIRAVEDGKERLLLTQEQVTSFSETLDVPALEIELERAIWQVEQALREDGQDVKEKSEGVKSKDADKTKDVDEKSKETQEKQ; this comes from the exons atgcgcatcttcctcctccccctctcCACGCGCCGCACATTCCTCTACGCCCAGCGCCtacacatcaccacctcGCCGCCCAACTCGTCCCTCCTCGACAGGGGCACCGCCTTCGCCGCCCGCAAATGGTCcgagtgggagaagaagccgTCGGGCTGGCAGAAGAAGGTGGTCGAGTACGGGAACCATGCGTTTCGGCGCATCCCCTACGAGGAATGGGGCCTGAAGAGCGTGCCGCCGCTGTCGACGCGCCGTCGccaggaggagattgagggcAAGGAGAAGGTGGAGCTGGTGTTTCCGGGAGGTGTGCTGCGCGAGGGGGATGTGCTGCGCGTGGTGGATGGGTTGgcgagggagagggagggtTTGCATcggaggaggttgatgtggtgttttgtgggGATGCCGATTACGTTGCCTTTTGCGCTGGTGCCAGT GATCCCCAACTTGCCGTTCTTCTATCTCGTGTATCGAGCCTGGTCGCATTGGAGGGCGATTGCGGGCGGCAAGCATATACAGTGGCTGGTGGGGGAGAAGTTGCTCAAGCCTACGCCGTCGAGGACGCTGGACAAGTTGTACGGGGAGATACGGGCCGTGGAGGACGGCAAGGAgaggttgctgttgacgcAGGAGCAGGTTACGTCGTTTTCGGAGACGTTGGATGTGCCGGCGCTGGAGATTGAGTTGGAGAGGGCGATTTGGCAGGTTGAGCAGGCGTTGCGGGaggatggccaagatgtgaaggagaagagtgagGGTGTGAAGAGTAAAGATGCAGACAAGACTAAAGACGTGGACGAAAAGAGTAAAGAGACACAGGAGAAGCAATGA
- a CDS encoding lipase/serine esterase (similar to Neosartorya fischeri NRRL 181 XP_001259182.1), whose protein sequence is MLLLHQVGSVKIGEVVRYTITYTPSQDRILPSPEKLHVRIRNTSTIALRAAFVHGPYTLSVSAYPANYNPNEKFLNPRRYGVPEFEPMLKAGGAWECELIVPDDIRQGAGAGRHGGFGKSPEHDDECATWVIEVASQVIFSTSAAVGFEVVMARDYKSLNLSQSLPIVSNSSAVPQPGRVSDHQQSQGAKDGHHPAQTKGVFSRAIHLKVEDTATLWNTPRLPGWDDIGEKRAEAKGADKPVQSVVKTGDPETEEDKLPPAEEHKKRKVHLVVLTHGLHSNLGADMLYIKESIDAAAKQARIDAKARRARERATKKADSTESQSKDTKQGEENDRDQSHLDDDDDDDEEVIVRGYPGNATKTEKGIKYLGKRLSRYILSMTYPDQPFLPLGKGAGEGLAEAMRGDHNHQHHHNDDHDVKQAHKHSTIQADVAKAKHDSYCRHYKITSISFVGHSLGGLVQTYAIAYIQKHSPNFFNLIQPVNFITLASPFLGLSNENPLYVKFALDFGLVGRTGQDLGLTWRAPTLARSGWGAIVSNLGESAHKKVYGESQPESKPLLRILPTGPAHTALKKFRNRTVYSNVVNDGIVPLRTSCLLFLDWQGLGRVEKARRDAGLVETVVGFGWAELTGTNILSPRSKQKLPSDDQTLQSDSGTSTPRGSMRQVPQPSDDAINEDDRASIRSVPLPFNDGEDPTSDTSSEPSHSSALAGFFNLFKSNEPPKPQVTSAKQKKILRRGQTIHPNGSDTADSSATDVTDRRPGKATTGQEMEEAIDGMTAPPKTTFFESAGDLLNPSVPTTEYLLDPSKRPRTIFHDRVYHPSDIPPPPMKKRQTTLVRRKTSGKMSATSQNSMQSDGSSPYPSINHADSIESTKDYDDTANTNPDKHPAEIIDGSSMRVEEKIARGYHRDLSWRKVLVKLEPDAHNNIIVRRMFANAHGWPVVKHMVDAHFSDSEAARMRDDEEPNVERAFASHRSPDADGREVKRLGQLDQANEGSSGSSDEPNSGETNEAREAREALDEVPELPKKPDGDVTSPAPRAGSSDRADSMTWSDRDWMDSENESDADLHGDAQHGKRKQQQQLAEPAKDETQQGRLSPSSWKWTEKIVGRGLAGGRSKSPKPDEAK, encoded by the coding sequence ATGCTTCTACTGCACCAGGTCGGCAGCGTCAAGATTGGTGAAGTCGTCCGATACACCATCACCTACACACCCTCGCAAGATCGAATTCTACCTTCGCCCGAAAAACTCCACGTTCGAATTCGAAATACCTCCACCATTGCTCTGCGCGCTGCTTTTGTACACGGACCTTATACGCTCTCCGTCTCGGCTTATCCCGCCAACTATAACCCCAACGAGAAGTTCCTCAACCCTCGCCGCTATGGAGTCCCCGAGTTTGAACCCATGCTCAAAGCAGGGGGCGCCTGGGAATGTGAACTGATCGTTCCAGATGATATCCGCCAGGGTGCCGGTGCCGGCCGACATGGCGGCTTTGGGAAAAGTCCTGAGCACGATGACGAATGTGCCACTTGGGTTATCGAAGTTGCATCACAGGTTATATTCTCGACTTCGGCTGCAGTAGGCTTCGAGGTTGTGATGGCACGCGACTACAAATCGCTCAACCTGAGTCAATCACTCCCTATTGTTAGCAATTCGAGCGCTGTACCGCAACCTGGCCGGGTTAGTGATCACCAGCAGAGTCAGGGTGCAAAGGACGGCCATCACCCTGCACAAACCAAAGGAGTCTTCTCTCGCGCCATTCACCTCAAAGTGGAGGATACAGCTACCCTGTGGAATACACCGAGACTCCCTGGTTGGGACGATATAGGTGAAAAGAGAGCGGAAGCTAAGGGTGCGGATAAACCTGTACAAAGTGTAGTCAAAACGGGAGACCCGGAAACGGAAGAGGACAAGCTACCTCCAGCGGAAGAAcacaagaaaaggaaggTTCATCTAGTCGTTTTGACTCACGGGCTGCACAGCAATCTCGGAGCTGATATGCTATACATTAAAGAAAGCATAGATGCTGCTGCAAAACAGGCGCGCATCGATGCCAAAGCTAGGCGGGCACGGGAGCGGGCGACTAAGAAGGCTGATTCAACCGAGTCACAGTCAAAAGACACAAAACAAGGCGAAGAAAACGACAGAGACCAGTCCCaccttgacgacgatgacgatgacgacgaagaggtcATCGTACGCGGATATCCTGGAAACGCCACCAAGACCGAAAAGGGCATCAAATACCTCGGCAAACGACTTTCAAGATATATTCTCTCTATGACGTATCCCGATCAACCCTTTCTGCCGCTTGGCAAGGGGGCTGGTGAGGGTCTCGCTGAAGCTATGAGGGGCGACCATaaccaccaacaccaccacaatgaCGACCACGATGTTAAACAGGCCCACAAGCATAGCACAATACAAGCCGATGttgccaaagcaaaacacGACAGTTACTGCAGGCACTACAAGATTACAAGCATCAGTTTCGTTGGACATTCACTTGGCGGCTTGGTTCAGACCTACGCCATTGCCTACATTCAAAAACACTCCCCCAATTTTTTCAATCTAATTCAGccagtcaacttcatcacTTTAGCCTCACCGTTTCTTGGCTTGAGCAACGAAAATCCTCTATATGTGAAATTTGCCCTTGACTTCGGCTTAGTCGGACGAACCGGACAAGATCTTGGCCTGACCTGGAGAGCCCCAACACTCGCCCGCAGCGGATGGGGCGCAATTGTCAGCAATCTTGGCGAGTCTGCACACAAAAAGGTATACGGGGAATCGCAGCCTGAATCCAAGCCTCTACTTCGCATCTTGCCTACTGGCCCAGCGCATACGGCCCTCAAAAAGTTCCGAAACCGCACCGTCTACTCCAATGTGGTCAACGACGGCATAGTTCCTCTTCGCACAAGCTGTCTCTTATTCTTGGATTGGCAGGGTCTTGGCCGCGTCGAAAAGGCTCGGCGAGATGCCGGTTTAGTAGAAACTGTTGTTGGATTTGGTTGGGCAGAGCTGACAGGCACGAACATCTTGTCTCCGCGGTCTAAGCAGAAACTACCGTCAGACGATCAAACACTGCAGAGTGACTCCGGCACAAGTACACCAAGGGGAAGCATGCGCCAGGTCCCGCAGCCTTCGGACGACGCTATCAACGAGGACGACAGAGCAAGCATTCGTTCAGTGCCACTGCCATTCAACGACGGCGAGGATCCTACCTCTGACACCAGCAGCGAGCCCTCGCATTCGTCGGCTCTGGCcggcttcttcaacctctttAAGAGCAACGAGCCTCCTAAGCCTCAAGTGACTTCTGCAAAACAGAAGAAGATTTTGCGACGCGGCCAGACGATACACCCCAATGGATCTGATACGGCCGACTCAAGTGCTACTGATGTTACGGACAGGCGACCAGGTAAGGCGACAACTGGGCaggagatggaggaggcCATCGATGGGATGACTGCACCACCTAAAACTACATTTTTTGAATCTGCCGGCGACCTTCTCAACCCAAGCGTACCCACCACTGAGTACCTTCTCGATCCATCGAAGCGTCCCAGGACCATTTTCCACGACCGGGTTTACCATCCTAGTGATATACCGCCTCCGCCCATGAAGAAGCGGCAGACGACGCTTGTTCGTCGTAAGACATCCGGCAAGATGTCTGCAACGTCTCAGAATTCTATGCAGAGCGATGGCTCGTCGCCTTATCCTTCCATCAACCACGCTGATTCCATAGAATCGACAAAGGATTATGACGACActgccaacaccaaccccgACAAACACCCGGCGGAGATAATTGACGGTTCAAGCATGCGCGTGGAAGAGAAGATTGCCAGAGGTTATCATCGGGACCTGTCATGGCGAAAGGTACTGGTGAAGCTGGAACCGGACGCCCACAACAACATCATAGTGCGCCGCATGTTTGCCAATGCTCATGGCTGGCCTGTTGTCAAGCACATGGTGGACGCCCATTTCAGTGACTCCGAGGCCGCACGGATGCGTGATGACGAGGAGCCAAACGTAGAGCGCGCATTCGCGTCTCACCGGTCGCCCGATGCCGATGGTCGGGAAGTCAAACGGCTGGGTCAACTTGATCAAGCGAATGAGGGCAGCTCTGGCTCATCTGACGAACCAAACAGCGGTGAAACCAACGAGGCAAGAGAAGCACGCGAAGCGTTGGACGAGGTCCCCGAATTGCCGAAGAAGCCTGATGGAGATGTCACCTCACCAGCTCCCCGTGCCGGATCGTCGGATAGGGCTGACTCTATGACGTGGAGCGATCGGGATTGGATGGACAGCGAAAATGAGAGCGATGCTGACCTGCACGGCGATGCGCAACATGGCAAAaggaagcagcagcagcagcttgcgGAACCGGCCAAAGACGAGACACAACAAGGACGTCTAAGCCCATCTTCCTGGAAATGGACGGAGAAGATTGTGGGCAGGGGGTTGGCTGGCGGTCGTAGCAAAAGCCCCAAGCCCGATGAAGCCAAATGA
- a CDS encoding GCN5-related N-acetyltransferase (GNAT) domain-containing protein (similar to Metarhizium robertsii ARSEF 23 XP_007822606.1), with protein sequence MERVGVRELDLSNCGPGSVAERVGVVPGLRSSAAFFTFLRANLALSPSALSSNYNTPYLEPYSPQPPQLKPPSPSPLATDEPLIPLDEIPPLSLDTLETQDEKIDGLRLVADSVTEMRQRASKAVILHPLCLAGLVTSWVAVYRFAYTPDRDAARSLMLASGITMLYMAAVRFITSGYDSLAEKIGWDWLRADFGGEEDIILGAHMGETLVGAVVLRLESKRPPLPSPKRKSRSRSASLRGGKGVIRAWTTKYKYRGQGVGKKLLHEAVRLARERCGKDAQVGFALEHANSTMLLPNMFNAAFRRDEVRAAKALEGAVLEWDVAKKKKR encoded by the exons ATGGAGCGTGTCGGCGTGCGTGAGCTAGATCTGAGCAATTGCGGCCCCGGATCTGTTGCCGAACGGGTTGGCGTGGTACCAGGCCTACGTAGCAGTGCAG CATTTTTCACCTTTCTGAGAGCAAATCTAGCTCTATCTCCATCAGCCTTATCATCCAACTACAACACGCCATATCTGGAGCCTTATTCtcctcaaccacctcaactcaaaccaccatctccatccccTCTGGCAACCGATGAACCATTAATACCGCTCGACGAGATCCCACCACTGTCCCTCGACACTCTCGAGACCCAAGATGAAAAAATAGACGGCCTCCGGCTCGTAGCCGACTCAGTCACCGAGATGCGCCAACGGGCCTCCAAAGCCGTCATCCTTCACCCACTCTGTCTCGCGGGTCTCGTGACATCCTGGGTCGCCGTTTACCGCTTCGCCTACACCCCAGATAGGGACGCAGCTCGATCCCTCATGTTGGCCAGCGGTATCACGATGCTGTACATGGCCGCAGTACGTTTCATTACATCTGGCTACGACTCGCTTGCCGAGAAGATAGGTTGGGACTGGCTGCGTGCAGATTTCGGCGGCGAAGAGGACATTATTCTCGGCGCACACATGGGAGAGACACTTGTGGGAGCCGTCGTTCTCCGTCTCGAGTCAAAGAGACCACCACTTCCGTCACCAAAGCGCAAGAGTCGAAGTCGAAGCGCCAGCCTACGAGGTGGAAAGGGCGTCATTCGCGCATGGACCACGAAATACAAGTATCGTGGCCAGGGTGTAGGCAAGAAATTGCTGCATGAAGCAGTGAGGTTGGCGAGGGAGCGATGCGGAAAGGATGCACAGGTTGGTTTTGCGCTAGAGCATGCTAATTCTACCATGCTGCTACCGAATATGTTTAATGCGGCGTTTAGAAGGGATGAGGTTCGCGCAGCCAAGGCTTTGGAGGGCGCCGTGTTGGAGTGGGATGttgccaagaaaaagaagaggtGA